A DNA window from Malus domestica chromosome 12, GDT2T_hap1 contains the following coding sequences:
- the LOC139190192 gene encoding protein ANTAGONIST OF LIKE HETEROCHROMATIN PROTEIN 1-like isoform X1 produces the protein MDRRKLLLILLLEMSYLETICICTILVVMMLRGKQRHVERPTLTNRSLIRREISLCYLNGIIGNTDTECVNELRMDRRTFGILCDLLRQDGRVKTDGLVSVEEQVCMTLQILAHHTKNRSVGGRFYRSGETISRYFNSVLQGILRLQGFLLKVPQPVPIDSTDARWRCFKNCLGALDGTHIDVHVPEIDKPRYRTRKGRVATNVLGVCSGDMQFIYVFPGWEGSASDSRVLHDAISRPNGFKVPAGCYYLVDGGYTNGEGFLAPYRGIPYHLSDWEGRTPSNKEEYFNMKHSKARNVIERCFGLLKGRWSILRSPSFYPIRTQGRIITACCLLHNLIRQEMSVDPMENLPIIEDGQNTEEGEYVGSVQSSDQWTAMRNDMAEEMYNEWRAIMNQQPN, from the exons atggatcgaaggaagcttttattgatcttattgttagagatgtcttatttggaaacaatttgtatttgtacgattcttgtggtgatgatgctacgtggcaaacagagacatgttgaacgacccacattgactaaccgttcacttattagacgagagattagtttgtgttatctgaatggtataatagggaatactgatactgaatgtgttaacgaattgagaatggatagaaggacttttggcatattatgcgacttacttcgtcaagatgggagggtaaaaactgatggtttggtgtctgtagaggaacaggtgtgtatgactttacaaatattagcacatcatactaagaatcgtagtgttggcggtagattttataggtcgggagagactataagtaggtatttcaatagcgtattgcaaggaattttgcgattacaaggtttcctactaaaagtcccacagcctgtgcctattgattctacagatgctaggtggcgatgttttaag aattgcttgggagcattggatggaacacacattgatgtgcatgtacctgaaattgacaaaccaagataccgaacaagaaagggtcgagtcgcaactaatgtgttaggtgtgtgttcaggagatatgcagttcatatatgtgtttccggggtgggagggttccgcatcagactctagagtgctacatgatgcaattagtaggcctaatggttttaaggtaccagcgg gttgttattaccttgtagatggtggttatacaaatggtgaaggattccttgcaccctatagaggaataccttatcatttatctgattgggagggacgaacaccttctaataaggaagaatattttaacatgaagcattctaaggcaaggaatgtaattgaacgctgttttggcttgctaaaaggaaggtggtcgatactaaggagtccatctttctatccgataaggacacaaggtcgaataattaccgcttgttgcctactacacaatcttattaggcaagagatgtcagtagatccaatggagaatttgccaataatagaagatggacaaaatacagaagaaggtgaatatgttggtagtgttcAATCATCGGACCAGTGGACTGCAATGAGGAATGATATGGCTGaggaaatgtataatgagtggagagcaattatgaaccagcaaccgaactag
- the LOC139190192 gene encoding uncharacterized protein isoform X2, whose amino-acid sequence MDNENILNATQEPKGRRRKWEAFEEEVLLGVLEDFVARKQRCDTGAFKQGTLVEIAKAVNVLCPHSNIKANPHIESKLKKWKKTYSMVVDMINTSGFAWNDVKKCVEVDSDDAWQTYVQRNKEADGWRSKHFPLFDRFAYIFGKDRATGNVAETPAQMVEEQSHDHVGESDIGGDNFVSSMNQQSQQSTPSENSQRKRKRAVGSSSDGTEAIISGLKDFYVESGKRMQMVTEALVQGTADHTDIANELEAMGLSPMDQIDALSLILDKPKNVGVFRAIKPELKKVFVQRLLRDNASG is encoded by the exons atggataacgaaaatattttgaatgctactcaagagccaaaaggaagaaggcgtaaatgggaagcatttgaggaagaagtattactaggagttcttgaggattttgttgctcggaagcaacggtgtgacaccggtgctttcaaacaaggtactttggttgaaatagcaaaagctgtcaatgttttatgtcctcattcaaatataaaggcaaatccacatattgagtccaagttgaagaaatggaaaaaaacatatagtatggtcgttgacatgataaacacaagtggatttgcatggaatgatgtcaaaaagtgcgttgaagttgacagtgatgacgcatggcaaacttatgtgcag agaaataaagaagccgatggatggagaagcaaacattttccactgtttgatagatttgcatatatatttggaaaagatcgggctacgggtaatgtagccgaaacccctgctcaaatggtggaggaacaaagtcatgatcatgttggtgaaagtgatattggaggtgataattttgtttcttcaatgaaccaacaaagccaacaaagcaccccatctgaaaatagccaaagaaagaggaaaagagctgtgggaagttcaagtgatggaaccgaggcaattatcagtggactgaaagatttttatgttgaaagtgggaagaggatgcaaatggtaactgaagctttagttcaaggtactgcagatcatactgacatagctaatgaacttgaagcaatgggtctctctcctatggatcaaattgatgcattgtctcttattttggataaaccaaaaaatgtgggagtgttcagggcaatcaaaccggaactcaagaaagtgttcgtccaaagACTTTTAAGAGACAACGCAAgcggatga
- the LOC103413686 gene encoding uncharacterized protein: MAETSAALRFSPFSSLSSFARAKDSSFSSFSAAFPPNSHLCPSRLLRFPAKLSSNSSNSLPDDLFGFFPWSNDSEIEWVTEERVTLFTCDGLIQIGGSMVPRRITSSNKKQGRSKTTQRFQRFQESDYMDTEQGLCLGALFDIAATNGLDMGRRLCIFGFCRSIEMLSDVVEDTVLEHGGEVVAAEKAMKGGLHEKLRMTVAVPLLWGVPPAAETLHLAVKCGGGIVDKVYWQWDFL, encoded by the exons ATGGCCGAAACCTCTGCTGCTCTCCGCTTCTCACCCTTCTCTTCCCTCTCCTCCTTCGCTCGCGCCAAGGACTcctctttctcttccttctccGCCGCTTTCCCTCCAAATTCCCACCTTTGCCCCTCCCGCCTTCTCCGGTTTCCCGCCAAATTGTCCTCCAATTCGTCCAATTCCTTACCCGACGATCTCTTCGGCTTCTTTCCTTGGTCCAATGACTCCG AAATTGAATGGGTTACTGAGGAGAGAGTCACATTGTTCACTTGTGATGGGCTAATTCAGATTGGAGGCTCCATGGTCCCTCGACGTATCACTTCTTCGAAT AAGAAGCAAGGGAGGTCAAAGACTACTCAAAGATTTCAGAGATTTCAAGAGAGTGATTACATGGACACAGAGCAGGGTTTGTGCCTGGGTGCACTCTTTGATATTGCAGCTACAAAT GGCCTTGACATGGGCAGGAGACTCTGTATCTTTGGCTTTTGCCGTTCCATAGAGATGCTTAGCGATGTCGTGGAAGACACTGTGTTGGAACATGGCGGAGAG GTTGTTGCTGCAGAGAAGGCGATGAAAGGCGGTTTGCATGAAAAGTTAAGAATGACGGTTGCAGTGCCGTTACTTTGGGGGGTTCCTCCTGCCGCCGAAACACTTCACCTTGCCGTAAAGTGTGGTGGAGGAATTGTAGACAAAGTTTATTGGCAATGGGATTtcttgtga